The window GGATGACGGTAAATATTCGTGGGTGAAATCGCCGACCTTCTACGGTAAAACCGTCGAAGTGGGGCCGCTGGCGAATATGCTGGTCAAGCTGGCGGCGGGGCGTGAGTCTACGCAGGCGAAGCTGAATGAAATCGTCGCCATCTACCAGAAGCTGACCGGCAAAACGCTGGAAGTGGCACAACTGCACTCCACTCTGGGACGCATCATTGGCCGTACCGTTCATTGCTGCGAGCTGCAGGGGATTCTGCAGAACCAGTACAGCGCGCTGATCGCCAATATCGGCAAGGGCGACCACACCACCTTCGTCAAGCCGAACATTCCGGCCACCGGCGAGTTTAAAGGCGTCGGCTTCCTTGAAGCGCCGCGCGGTATGCTCTCTCACTGGATGGTGATCAGAGACGGCATTATCAGCAACTACCAGGCGGTTGTGCCGTCAACCTGGAACTCCGGTCCGCGCAACTTTAACGATGACGTTGGTCCGTATGAACAGTCGCTGGTGGGAACGCCGATCGCCGATCCGGAAAAACCGCTGGAAGTGGTGCGCACCATTCACTCTTTCGACCCTTGTATGGCGTGCGCGGTGCACGTTGTCGACGCTGACGGGAACGAAGTTGTCTCTGTGAAGGTTCTGTAATGCGGATTTTAGTCTTAGGGGTCGGCAATATTTTGCTGACCGATGAAGCCATCGGAGTACGGATCGTTGAGGCGTTAGAGCAGCGTTATGTACTGCCGGATTTCGTTGAGATCCTCGATGGCGGCACGGCGGGAATGGAGCTGCTTGGCGACATGGCGAACCGGGATCACCTGATCATCGCGGACGCCATTGTCTCGAGGAAAAACGCGCCGGGCACCCTTATGGTCCTGCGGGATGAGGAAGTGCCTGCGCTGTTTACCAATAAAATTTCCCCGCACCAGCTGGGCCTGGCCGACGTTTTGTCGGCCCTGCGCTTCACCGGCGAGTTTCCGAAAAAGCTGACGCTGGTGGGCGTTATCCCGCAGTCGCTGGAGCCGCATATCGGCCTGACGCCGACGGTGGAAGCGATGATTGAACCTGCGCTTGCGCAGGTTCTGGCCGCGCTGCGCGAATCAGGTGTGGATGCTGTCCCCCGGGAGGCTGCCCATGTCTGAGGAAATTTCCGGCTTCCGGACGGCCCCGAGGACGCAGGTTCAGGCCGCTTTTGAGGCAATAGCCCGGCGTTCCATGCACGATCTCTCATTCCTCCATCCCGATATGCCGGTGTATGTCTCTGACTTTACGCTGTTTGAAGGGCAATGGACGGGATGCGTGGTCACGCCGTGGATGCTGAGCGCTTTGATTTTCCCCGGGCCGGATCAGCTCTGGCCGCTGCGCAAAGTCAGTGAGAAAATCGGCCTGCGTCTGCCGTATGGCACGATGACCTTTACGGTGGGCGAACTGGAGGGGGTATCGCAATACCTTTCCTGTTCGCTGATGTCGCCGCTCAATCACAGCCTGTCGGCGGAAGAGGGGATGCGCCTGGCGGACGACTGTGCGCGGATGCTGCTGTCGCTGCCGGTCAGCAATCCTGACGCGCCGCAGACCAGCCGCCGGGCGCTGCTGTTTGGCCGTCGGAGCGGTGAGCATGCATGAGCTGTCGCTGTGCCAGAGCGCGGTTGAAATTATTCAGCAGCAGGCTGAGCAGCACGCGGTAACGCGGGTGACCGGCGTCTGGCTGGAAATCGGCGCGCTTTCCTGCGTTGAGGAGAGCGCCGTCCGCTTTAGTTTTGATATCGTTTGCCAGGGAACGGTGGCGCAGGGCTGCGCGCTGCATATCGACTACAAACCCGCGCAGGCGTGGTGCTGGGACTGTAGTCAGGCGGTTGAAATTTTC is drawn from Citrobacter rodentium NBRC 105723 = DSM 16636 and contains these coding sequences:
- a CDS encoding HyaD/HybD family hydrogenase maturation endopeptidase, whose amino-acid sequence is MRILVLGVGNILLTDEAIGVRIVEALEQRYVLPDFVEILDGGTAGMELLGDMANRDHLIIADAIVSRKNAPGTLMVLRDEEVPALFTNKISPHQLGLADVLSALRFTGEFPKKLTLVGVIPQSLEPHIGLTPTVEAMIEPALAQVLAALRESGVDAVPREAAHV
- the hybE gene encoding hydrogenase-2 assembly chaperone translates to MSEEISGFRTAPRTQVQAAFEAIARRSMHDLSFLHPDMPVYVSDFTLFEGQWTGCVVTPWMLSALIFPGPDQLWPLRKVSEKIGLRLPYGTMTFTVGELEGVSQYLSCSLMSPLNHSLSAEEGMRLADDCARMLLSLPVSNPDAPQTSRRALLFGRRSGEHA
- the hypA gene encoding hydrogenase maturation nickel metallochaperone HypA, encoding MHELSLCQSAVEIIQQQAEQHAVTRVTGVWLEIGALSCVEESAVRFSFDIVCQGTVAQGCALHIDYKPAQAWCWDCSQAVEIFRHDASCPHCHGDRLRVDTGDSLTVKSIEVE